In a single window of the Zea mays cultivar B73 chromosome 5, Zm-B73-REFERENCE-NAM-5.0, whole genome shotgun sequence genome:
- the LOC100191241 gene encoding uncharacterized LOC100191241 gives MCPTKPDRPGQAAAGSGEKSWREEAVAACSLRLVDLDRGTNGWASPPGDLFHLRARGYFSSGGGKRGKAPSAADWLLRPAGVDWLRSHARLDHVLARDDNRVAAAFRRARLRKDPSAHFLLAVNLQVPGRPDAYSAVFYFAAEAPIPPDSLLGRFIHGDDAYRNARFKIANRIVKGPWIVRATVGNYAACLLGRALTCRYHKGDDYLEIDVDIGSSAIASAILHLALGAVTSVTIDMGFLVESQSEEELPERLFGAVRIAQMEMSAAKYVELPPDEAMPETAGRAGAGFRVSSAKVVNHSRQQDHAGGKVGRSMSCPERESGGK, from the exons ATGTGCCCAACGAAGCCCGATCGCCCTGGCCAGGCCGCCGCCGGCTCCGGCGAGAAGAGCTGGCGGGAGGAGGCCGTGGCCGCCTGCTCGCTGCGGCTGGTCGACCTGGACCGTGGCACCAACGGCTGGGCCTCGCCGCCGGGGGACCTCTTCCACCTGCGCGCGCGCGGCTACTTCTCCAGCGGCGGCGGGAAGCGCGGCAAGGCGCCGTCCGCCGCGGACTGGCTGCTCCGCCCCGCCGGCGTCGACTGGCTACGCTCCCACGCGCGCCTCGACCACGTGCTCGCCCGCGACGACAACCGCGTCGCCGCCGCCTTCCGCCGCGCGCGCCTCAGGAAGGACCCCAGCGCGCACTTCCTCCTCGCCGTCAATCTCCAG GTGCCGGGCCGGCCGGACGCGTACAGCGCCGTGTTCTACTTCGCGGCGGAGGCACCCATCCCGCCGGACTCGCTGCTCGGCCGCTTCATCCACGGCGACGACGCGTACCGCAACGCGCGTTTCAAGATAGCCAACCGCATCGTCAAGGGTCCCTGGATCGTCCGCGCCACCGTCGGCAACTACGCGGCCTGCCTGCTCGGCCGCGCGCTCACGTGCCGCTACCACAAGGGCGACGACTACCTCGAGATCGACGTCGACATCGGCAGCTCAGCGATCGCCAGCGCCATCCTGCATCTCGCGCTCGGCGCCGTCACGTCGGTGACCATCGACATGGGGTTCCTCGTCGAGTCCCAGTCCGAGGAGGAGCTGCCCGAGAGGCTATTCGGCGCCGTGCGCATCGCGCAGATGGAGATGAGCGCGGCCAAGTACGTGGAGCTGCCCCCTGATGAGGCCATGCCTGAGACGGCCGGCAGGGCCGGGGCCGGGTTCAGGGTAAGCTCGGCGAAGGTGGTCAATCATAGCCGCCAACAAGACCACGCCGGCGGCAAGGTCGGCAGGTCGATGAGTTGCCCGGAGCGAGAGAGCGGAG GAAAATAG
- the LOC100191241 gene encoding uncharacterized isoform X1, with amino-acid sequence MCPTKPDRPGQAAAGSGEKSWREEAVAACSLRLVDLDRGTNGWASPPGDLFHLRARGYFSSGGGKRGKAPSAADWLLRPAGVDWLRSHARLDHVLARDDNRVAAAFRRARLRKDPSAHFLLAVNLQVPGRPDAYSAVFYFAAEAPIPPDSLLGRFIHGDDAYRNARFKIANRIVKGPWIVRATVGNYAACLLGRALTCRYHKGDDYLEIDVDIGSSAIASAILHLALGAVTSVTIDMGFLVESQSEEELPERLFGAVRIAQMEMSAAKYVELPPDEAMPETAGRAGAGFRVSSAKVVNHSRQQDHAGGKVGRSMSCPERESGDAMLNWNHIKDAIILFKHMPARGDKFLFIYVAHGDMLIF; translated from the exons ATGTGCCCAACGAAGCCCGATCGCCCTGGCCAGGCCGCCGCCGGCTCCGGCGAGAAGAGCTGGCGGGAGGAGGCCGTGGCCGCCTGCTCGCTGCGGCTGGTCGACCTGGACCGTGGCACCAACGGCTGGGCCTCGCCGCCGGGGGACCTCTTCCACCTGCGCGCGCGCGGCTACTTCTCCAGCGGCGGCGGGAAGCGCGGCAAGGCGCCGTCCGCCGCGGACTGGCTGCTCCGCCCCGCCGGCGTCGACTGGCTACGCTCCCACGCGCGCCTCGACCACGTGCTCGCCCGCGACGACAACCGCGTCGCCGCCGCCTTCCGCCGCGCGCGCCTCAGGAAGGACCCCAGCGCGCACTTCCTCCTCGCCGTCAATCTCCAG GTGCCGGGCCGGCCGGACGCGTACAGCGCCGTGTTCTACTTCGCGGCGGAGGCACCCATCCCGCCGGACTCGCTGCTCGGCCGCTTCATCCACGGCGACGACGCGTACCGCAACGCGCGTTTCAAGATAGCCAACCGCATCGTCAAGGGTCCCTGGATCGTCCGCGCCACCGTCGGCAACTACGCGGCCTGCCTGCTCGGCCGCGCGCTCACGTGCCGCTACCACAAGGGCGACGACTACCTCGAGATCGACGTCGACATCGGCAGCTCAGCGATCGCCAGCGCCATCCTGCATCTCGCGCTCGGCGCCGTCACGTCGGTGACCATCGACATGGGGTTCCTCGTCGAGTCCCAGTCCGAGGAGGAGCTGCCCGAGAGGCTATTCGGCGCCGTGCGCATCGCGCAGATGGAGATGAGCGCGGCCAAGTACGTGGAGCTGCCCCCTGATGAGGCCATGCCTGAGACGGCCGGCAGGGCCGGGGCCGGGTTCAGGGTAAGCTCGGCGAAGGTGGTCAATCATAGCCGCCAACAAGACCACGCCGGCGGCAAGGTCGGCAGGTCGATGAGTTGCCCGGAGCGAGAGAGCGGAG ATGCGATGTTGAATTGGAATCACATAAAAGACGCAATAATTCTGTTCAAGCATATGCCAGCTCGTGGTGACAAGTTCTTGTTTATTTATGTAGCACATGGTGACATGCTCATCTTTTAG
- the LOC100191241 gene encoding uncharacterized isoform X2 encodes MCPTKPDRPGQAAAGSGEKSWREEAVAACSLRLVDLDRGTNGWASPPGDLFHLRARGYFSSGGGKRGKAPSAADWLLRPAGVDWLRSHARLDHVLARDDNRVAAAFRRARLRKDPSAHFLLAVNLQVPGRPDAYSAVFYFAAEAPIPPDSLLGRFIHGDDAYRNARFKIANRIVKGPWIVRATVGNYAACLLGRALTCRYHKGDDYLEIDVDIGSSAIASAILHLALGAVTSVTIDMGFLVESQSEEELPERLFGAVRIAQMEMSAAKYVELPPDEAMPETAGRAGAGFRVSSAKVVNHSRQQDHAGGKVGRSMSCPERESGAHGDMLIF; translated from the exons ATGTGCCCAACGAAGCCCGATCGCCCTGGCCAGGCCGCCGCCGGCTCCGGCGAGAAGAGCTGGCGGGAGGAGGCCGTGGCCGCCTGCTCGCTGCGGCTGGTCGACCTGGACCGTGGCACCAACGGCTGGGCCTCGCCGCCGGGGGACCTCTTCCACCTGCGCGCGCGCGGCTACTTCTCCAGCGGCGGCGGGAAGCGCGGCAAGGCGCCGTCCGCCGCGGACTGGCTGCTCCGCCCCGCCGGCGTCGACTGGCTACGCTCCCACGCGCGCCTCGACCACGTGCTCGCCCGCGACGACAACCGCGTCGCCGCCGCCTTCCGCCGCGCGCGCCTCAGGAAGGACCCCAGCGCGCACTTCCTCCTCGCCGTCAATCTCCAG GTGCCGGGCCGGCCGGACGCGTACAGCGCCGTGTTCTACTTCGCGGCGGAGGCACCCATCCCGCCGGACTCGCTGCTCGGCCGCTTCATCCACGGCGACGACGCGTACCGCAACGCGCGTTTCAAGATAGCCAACCGCATCGTCAAGGGTCCCTGGATCGTCCGCGCCACCGTCGGCAACTACGCGGCCTGCCTGCTCGGCCGCGCGCTCACGTGCCGCTACCACAAGGGCGACGACTACCTCGAGATCGACGTCGACATCGGCAGCTCAGCGATCGCCAGCGCCATCCTGCATCTCGCGCTCGGCGCCGTCACGTCGGTGACCATCGACATGGGGTTCCTCGTCGAGTCCCAGTCCGAGGAGGAGCTGCCCGAGAGGCTATTCGGCGCCGTGCGCATCGCGCAGATGGAGATGAGCGCGGCCAAGTACGTGGAGCTGCCCCCTGATGAGGCCATGCCTGAGACGGCCGGCAGGGCCGGGGCCGGGTTCAGGGTAAGCTCGGCGAAGGTGGTCAATCATAGCCGCCAACAAGACCACGCCGGCGGCAAGGTCGGCAGGTCGATGAGTTGCCCGGAGCGAGAGAGCGGAG CACATGGTGACATGCTCATCTTTTAG